The following proteins come from a genomic window of Geomonas sp. RF6:
- a CDS encoding DUF2062 domain-containing protein, whose product MTESHPEVPAPRTLVVIPLYNHSQTVRGVAEKALAAGFPVLVVDDGSTDAGLEVVKDLPVQRHHLAVNAGKGSAILAAAAVAAEQGFEAILTIDADGQHDPADARLLVEAAAADWPSLVIGARRMDKEDNVPASSLFGRDFSNFWVRLECGQTLPDTQSGYRLYPVDFLVGGRFFSRRYTFEIEVLVRAAWAGLPISSVSVSVYYPPGEERISHFDKFRDNVRLTCLHTCLVTRSLLPWPQRRLYRKSTGTELRPSILRPVAFFKAISKEHSSPAQLAAAAWIGIFLGALPIIPFGIAAIVYTAHKIHLNKVAAVGASNLCIAPFVPLLCVEVGHLLLYGAPLEDFSKQTLLYELHHRLLEWLIGSLLIGPLLGALGAALTYLVVNWFRKRKSGNR is encoded by the coding sequence GTGACCGAGTCGCATCCGGAGGTGCCGGCGCCGCGGACGCTCGTGGTGATACCGCTCTATAACCATTCCCAGACGGTGAGAGGGGTGGCCGAAAAGGCACTCGCCGCGGGTTTTCCTGTGCTGGTGGTGGACGACGGGAGCACAGACGCCGGTCTGGAGGTTGTGAAGGACCTGCCGGTGCAGCGACATCATCTGGCGGTAAATGCAGGGAAGGGAAGCGCGATCCTCGCCGCCGCAGCTGTCGCGGCCGAGCAGGGGTTCGAGGCGATATTGACCATCGACGCCGATGGCCAGCACGACCCTGCCGACGCCCGATTGCTCGTCGAGGCAGCTGCCGCGGACTGGCCGTCACTGGTCATCGGCGCGCGCCGGATGGATAAAGAGGATAATGTCCCCGCCTCGAGCCTCTTCGGCAGGGACTTCTCCAACTTCTGGGTCCGTCTCGAGTGTGGCCAAACCCTTCCCGACACCCAGAGCGGCTACCGGCTCTATCCAGTCGACTTCCTCGTCGGGGGTCGCTTTTTCTCCAGGCGCTACACCTTTGAGATAGAGGTGCTGGTGCGCGCGGCATGGGCGGGGCTGCCGATCAGTTCCGTCTCCGTCTCCGTGTATTATCCGCCGGGGGAGGAGCGCATATCCCACTTTGACAAGTTCAGGGACAACGTGCGCCTGACCTGCCTGCACACCTGCCTGGTGACCCGCTCCCTTCTCCCCTGGCCGCAGCGGCGGCTGTACCGCAAGTCGACCGGGACCGAGCTGCGGCCGAGCATCCTGCGACCGGTCGCGTTTTTCAAGGCGATCAGCAAGGAGCACTCGAGCCCCGCGCAGCTCGCCGCCGCCGCCTGGATCGGCATCTTTCTGGGCGCGCTGCCGATAATCCCTTTTGGGATCGCGGCGATCGTGTACACAGCCCACAAGATCCACCTCAACAAGGTCGCCGCCGTCGGCGCGAGCAACCTCTGCATCGCCCCCTTCGTGCCCCTTCTTTGTGTGGAGGTAGGGCACCTGTTGCTGTATGGTGCGCCGCTGGAAGATTTCAGCAAGCAGACACTCCTGTACGAGCTGCATCACCGGCTCCTCGAATGGCTGATAGGCTCACTCCTGATCGGCCCCCTCCTCGGCGCCCTCGGCGCAGCCCTCACGTATCTCGTAGTCAACTGGTTTAGAAAGAGA
- a CDS encoding YtxH domain-containing protein gives MERDDSSSMTALMAFVIGAAAGVALGLLLAPKAGEEMRQTIKDVSRDAMDKTRETAEMMQEKARSMMNRGKSAAEEGMDMVREKAQEFRGTREERTENIVDPFRNKM, from the coding sequence ATGGAAAGAGACGATAGCAGCAGCATGACCGCGCTTATGGCATTTGTGATCGGAGCTGCCGCTGGTGTGGCGTTGGGGTTGTTGCTGGCGCCCAAGGCGGGTGAGGAGATGCGCCAGACGATCAAGGACGTCTCCAGGGACGCCATGGACAAAACGAGGGAGACGGCTGAGATGATGCAGGAGAAAGCCAGATCCATGATGAATCGCGGCAAATCCGCCGCCGAGGAAGGAATGGATATGGTGCGGGAAAAAGCTCAGGAATTTCGCGGGACCCGCGAGGAGCGGACCGAGAACATCGTCGATCCCTTCAGGAACAAGATGTAG
- a CDS encoding polysaccharide deacetylase family protein has protein sequence MICPLSLAHFFALGAFQIFTLLIFINPPLSPLPLLIFLALCIAAPFFPQFSFFLPITSKGKKDGRGVALTFDDGPDPATTPALLELLARHGAKATFFVTGVRAERYPELIRAILDGGHSIGNHSFNHSPFLMLKGSGTLRREVASAQEVLKGFGVIPLAFRPPVGITSSRLWRVLLEQGMFCVNFSLRACDRGNRRTKGLARKLLAKVRPGDIVLLHDISPREGDVPYLLGEFEAFLNGVNAKGLEILPLAQLIGKEVMQDASGADPHAAKLFYDGLAATYDAEQFGSGVSLSRTTECRLFEAQVPILFSGCDRVLEIGAGTGIFTVQIARNCREVVAADISRNMLDLLEQKAQKEGIENIRTVQGDAEKMELHGPFSLACAFSALEYLTDLPGFVKKIAAELEPGGAVYFITARTSFFRFFTQIGNAMRQGLWLKSHSRRQIEKMLKDAGFEKISISSHLLKCGINGGMLLEVTARKPLGDAGRREK, from the coding sequence ATGATCTGTCCGTTGTCCCTCGCCCATTTCTTTGCACTGGGCGCGTTTCAGATCTTCACGCTGCTCATCTTCATCAATCCGCCCCTTTCCCCTCTGCCACTTTTGATCTTCCTCGCCCTCTGCATCGCGGCCCCCTTTTTCCCGCAATTCAGCTTCTTTTTGCCGATCACCAGCAAGGGGAAGAAAGACGGGCGCGGAGTCGCGCTGACTTTTGACGACGGCCCCGATCCCGCCACCACCCCCGCACTCCTGGAGCTTCTGGCACGGCACGGCGCAAAAGCCACCTTTTTCGTCACGGGGGTACGCGCCGAGCGCTATCCCGAGTTGATCCGCGCCATCCTCGACGGCGGGCACTCCATTGGAAACCACTCCTTCAACCACTCACCGTTCCTGATGCTGAAAGGGAGCGGCACGCTGCGGCGAGAGGTCGCCTCCGCACAGGAGGTCCTGAAAGGGTTCGGCGTCATCCCCCTGGCGTTTCGCCCGCCGGTCGGGATAACAAGTTCGCGGCTGTGGCGAGTTCTGCTGGAGCAGGGGATGTTCTGCGTCAACTTCAGCCTCCGCGCCTGCGACAGGGGAAACCGCCGGACGAAGGGGCTCGCGCGCAAACTCCTCGCCAAGGTGCGCCCGGGGGACATCGTCCTCCTGCACGACATTTCGCCGCGAGAGGGGGACGTGCCGTATCTGCTGGGGGAGTTCGAGGCGTTTTTGAATGGGGTGAATGCTAAGGGGCTGGAAATCCTCCCCCTCGCGCAACTGATCGGCAAGGAAGTCATGCAAGACGCTTCCGGAGCCGACCCGCATGCCGCAAAGCTCTTCTACGACGGCCTCGCGGCGACCTACGACGCCGAGCAGTTCGGCTCCGGCGTCTCCCTTTCCCGCACGACCGAGTGCCGCCTCTTCGAAGCACAGGTCCCAATCCTCTTCTCCGGCTGCGACCGCGTGCTGGAGATCGGCGCGGGCACCGGCATCTTCACCGTGCAGATCGCCAGAAACTGCCGCGAGGTGGTGGCGGCCGACATCTCCCGCAACATGCTCGATCTTCTGGAGCAGAAAGCGCAGAAAGAGGGGATCGAAAATATCCGGACCGTGCAGGGGGACGCGGAAAAGATGGAATTGCACGGCCCCTTCTCGCTCGCCTGCGCATTCTCGGCGCTGGAATACCTGACCGACCTCCCGGGATTCGTGAAGAAGATCGCCGCCGAGCTCGAGCCCGGTGGCGCCGTCTACTTCATCACCGCCAGAACCTCATTCTTCAGATTCTTCACCCAGATCGGAAACGCCATGCGGCAGGGGCTCTGGCTCAAGTCGCACTCCCGGCGGCAGATCGAGAAGATGCTGAAGGATGCCGGATTCGAGAAGATCTCCATATCTTCCCACCTCCTGAAGTGCGGGATCAACGGCGGTATGCTTCTGGAGGTCACAGCCCGCAAGCCGCTCGGGGATGCCGGCCGGAGGGAGAAGTGA
- a CDS encoding SLC13 family permease yields the protein MNNDQNQLFDKPLKIDNRPMWLILLDKTARYQVMAALAVVVAILLRLSPPQGLSPEGYRSLVLFGATIFFWISGLLPIAVTALLSMVMLPLLGIMDAKKTYSMFGNEAVFFILGAFILAAAMTGTGISARLARAMLAKFGKTPTSLGLTVFLLSAFLSFIMSEHAVAAMLFPVVTEISTALQLEKGKSNFGRLLFMSLAWGCIIGGIATFLGGARAPLAASLLKEATGLHFSFIDWTIAACMIVIPLLVIAFIILLKFFPPDLTDVEVGRKFLNHKRLEMGKMGYDEMLTALVMVVTVCCWITLGEKTGLAAIAILAAAALFTFKVVSWQKIEEYVNWGIILMYGGTIALASALEKTGAAVWIVKKGMGYYDSPLAVIAIISLVAIVLTECISHAAVVAILMPVGMGLCQTTGMDPKVMTLSIALPAGLAYCLPMGTPATAIAYASGYLKSRDIIVSGLVIMAISWLLFMASVVFIWPLIGLKI from the coding sequence ATGAACAACGATCAAAATCAGCTCTTCGACAAGCCCCTCAAGATAGACAACCGCCCGATGTGGCTCATCCTTCTGGACAAGACCGCGCGTTACCAGGTCATGGCGGCGCTCGCGGTTGTAGTGGCCATCCTGCTGCGCCTCTCCCCGCCGCAGGGGCTTTCGCCGGAAGGGTACCGCTCCCTCGTCCTCTTCGGTGCTACGATCTTTTTCTGGATCTCCGGTCTCCTCCCGATCGCGGTGACGGCGCTTCTCTCCATGGTCATGCTCCCCCTTCTGGGGATCATGGACGCGAAGAAGACCTACTCCATGTTCGGCAACGAGGCGGTCTTCTTCATTCTCGGCGCCTTCATCCTCGCTGCAGCCATGACCGGGACGGGTATATCGGCGCGCCTCGCTCGCGCCATGCTCGCGAAGTTCGGGAAGACTCCGACAAGCCTCGGGCTGACCGTCTTTCTCCTCTCGGCATTTCTCTCCTTCATCATGAGCGAGCATGCGGTAGCGGCGATGCTCTTTCCGGTCGTGACCGAGATCTCCACCGCGCTGCAGCTGGAGAAGGGGAAGAGCAACTTCGGCCGGCTCCTTTTCATGTCGCTTGCCTGGGGGTGCATCATCGGTGGTATCGCCACCTTCCTCGGCGGGGCGCGCGCTCCCCTTGCCGCCAGCCTTCTGAAGGAGGCCACAGGGCTTCACTTCTCCTTCATCGATTGGACTATTGCCGCGTGCATGATCGTCATCCCGCTCCTGGTGATCGCCTTCATCATCCTCCTCAAGTTCTTTCCCCCAGACCTGACCGACGTGGAGGTGGGGAGGAAGTTTCTGAACCACAAAAGGCTGGAAATGGGGAAGATGGGATACGATGAGATGCTGACGGCACTCGTCATGGTCGTCACCGTGTGCTGCTGGATCACCCTCGGCGAGAAGACGGGACTTGCCGCCATCGCAATCCTCGCCGCCGCGGCACTCTTCACCTTCAAGGTGGTCTCCTGGCAAAAGATCGAGGAGTACGTCAACTGGGGGATCATCCTCATGTACGGCGGCACCATCGCTCTGGCCTCGGCACTGGAGAAGACGGGGGCAGCGGTGTGGATCGTCAAGAAGGGGATGGGGTATTACGACTCACCCCTCGCCGTGATCGCCATCATCTCCCTCGTCGCCATCGTCCTTACCGAGTGCATCAGCCACGCGGCGGTCGTCGCCATACTGATGCCGGTGGGGATGGGACTCTGCCAGACCACCGGGATGGACCCGAAGGTCATGACCCTTTCCATCGCGCTCCCCGCCGGTCTCGCCTACTGCCTGCCGATGGGGACCCCTGCCACCGCCATCGCCTATGCCTCCGGCTACCTGAAGAGCCGCGACATCATCGTCTCCGGTCTGGTGATCATGGCGATCTCCTGGCTCCTCTTCATGGCCTCGGTCGTCTTCATCTGGCCGCTTATCGGGCTGAAGATCTAG
- a CDS encoding alpha/beta hydrolase, whose product MGILHHVATLRQRGGRNPLPVKKSPTKSHTLPLFVLILLSCIVGCSIGSHIFSSKKEVRETPGTYGLRYQDVWFTSADGVQLNGWYIPGKPQVPPLLFFHGNGGNLSDNVPYVRLLHDRGFPIFIFDYRGFGKSRGKPLGENDLYNDARGALTFLSTMGWRYENTIFYGQSMGGAVALQMALEKQPRALVLESCFTTLSDIVKHLAPIPYYVLFWWCFDLGFDNVAKIQQNRVPVFVIHGTKDAVAPVEMGRRLYAKAQQPKMLYIVPNGRHCDAQEVEATSYLQAWSKFLGTLQTRTASRKLSKR is encoded by the coding sequence ATGGGGATCTTGCATCATGTGGCTACGCTGCGCCAGAGAGGAGGCCGTAACCCTCTCCCGGTCAAGAAGTCTCCGACGAAGAGTCACACACTACCGCTTTTTGTGCTCATCCTCCTTTCCTGCATCGTCGGGTGCTCCATCGGGAGCCACATCTTTTCGAGCAAAAAGGAGGTAAGGGAGACGCCGGGGACGTACGGGCTGCGCTACCAGGATGTGTGGTTCACGTCGGCAGACGGGGTACAACTCAATGGCTGGTACATCCCGGGGAAACCACAGGTCCCCCCCCTCCTCTTCTTCCACGGCAATGGCGGCAACCTCTCGGACAACGTGCCGTACGTCAGGCTGCTGCACGACCGCGGTTTCCCGATCTTCATCTTCGACTACCGCGGTTTTGGCAAAAGCCGCGGCAAGCCGCTCGGAGAAAACGACTTGTACAACGATGCTCGGGGAGCCCTCACTTTTCTCTCAACGATGGGGTGGCGCTACGAAAACACGATCTTCTACGGCCAGTCCATGGGGGGCGCGGTGGCGCTGCAAATGGCTCTGGAGAAGCAGCCCCGCGCGCTGGTGCTGGAAAGCTGCTTCACCACACTTTCCGACATCGTGAAACACCTCGCGCCGATCCCTTACTACGTTCTCTTCTGGTGGTGCTTCGACCTCGGCTTCGACAACGTCGCGAAGATCCAGCAAAACAGGGTGCCGGTCTTTGTCATTCACGGCACGAAGGATGCTGTTGCGCCGGTGGAGATGGGGCGGCGCCTCTATGCCAAGGCGCAGCAGCCGAAGATGTTGTACATCGTCCCGAACGGCAGGCACTGCGACGCGCAGGAGGTGGAAGCCACCTCCTACCTGCAGGCATGGTCGAAGTTCCTCGGGACGCTGCAGACAAGGACCGCAAGCCGGAAGTTGAGCAAGCGCTAA